A segment of the Lolium perenne isolate Kyuss_39 chromosome 3, Kyuss_2.0, whole genome shotgun sequence genome:
AATAGTGTATTGGATAATTGAAGATATAGCAGCTAGGCGGTATGCTATTATGTCCTTCGATCTCAGTGAAGAAAGGTTTGTGCGGATACAATTACCAACACCATTGCCTGAACATTATGCATATGGTTCTTGGAAATTCTTCATACGAGAGATAGACGGGAAGATATGTATAGCAATTGCTCAAACATTTCATTATGCACTTGAAGGGATTTTTGGTAAGGTGCAGATTTGGACACTTGAAAACAAACTGGAGCAAAAGTGGAGCCAGAAGTACAATGTTGACACATCAAATTACCTTCCTGGTCCAAGTTTACTTCATGGGGGTAAGTTATTGACGCAAAGTTGTGACAATAAACTATTTACATATAAGTTGCTATGGAATGGGGTGAACTTTGAGACTGAATTGAACGAGGCAATGAAATTGTTAGATTTCGGCCCCCGAAAGCCAGAAAACTTGCAATCTTACATATTTGTGGAGTCACTTGTACGTTTAGATATATACAAGAAATATGGCAGTGTACGTAGGAAAAATAAAAGTGGAGGATGGGAATTAAAGAAGTGGAAGACATGGGAGAACAACCTCTCCGAGAGGGAAGAAATGTGGATCCGCATTCATCGAAAGGAGCATGAAAGAGTTGTATGTTGACTCGATTTAAAAAATTCTTTACTGAGCACTAATTATGCTTGAGTATTTAATAAAATGTTGAGTTTCCATTTGATAGGCATCTTCAAAACAATTTATCATATGGCTCAATGGTCTACTTCCGCTTATATCTGATGATGCGATTCGAAAACAAATAGGCATGGAGGTCAACAAAATATCTCGAGACATTTCAAATCAGGTAAATAATTATCTAAATGCAACTCAACATAAAATTTGTTTTCATGTTTTAGGGTGAATAGTAAATAACCATTTGAAGAGAAAAAATTATAATGATAGTTATATGTGTTTTagttggtgttctaacacatgttgtGAATGAGATACCAGCATCCAAGACCCCTCCGACGGCTTAATTTTGTGGGGCAAAAGCGGGATAGAGAAAATTTAGTTGCTTATCTGGAAAATTTTGCGTATAATTACAAGGTATAGTGTGCACAAACTTACTAGCCAGATAATTTGTAATATTTCATAAAATGACACATTAACAAACATAACCTAATTATAGGCTACAACTGATGCAATCAGGAGCATCATGAGTATCATGACAAGTGTTTTACCGGATCAGGTAAAGATTTTTATCATATTCTAGTTCATTTTTTGCTATAGATTGATAGTTCTTGTTACCACTTTCTTGCATCTCTCCTTCTCCATTGTATATCCCAAATAAATTATCTTGAAATATAAATCAAAGTAAGTATGTCATCTCCATCCATACAGATGAATGACTTCCACTGTAGTATAGATATTTTTATTAAATACTTACTGTGCGCCAATGTGTACTTAAGTTTTTATGCTAATTTTGCAAGTTGTCTAGCTAGTTAGATCATTTTGTACTTCCTTGGACAATCTATTATCAACTTAATT
Coding sequences within it:
- the LOC127340030 gene encoding F-box protein At3g07870-like, giving the protein MRIEKPLRNLKGDHFSFYTFGFHPLKKEYKITHFLSDNIDGPFKNKDRFNVIQVYTLGDEKWKDIKTPEALSLNCVRNAGAINIDGIVYWIIEDIAARRYAIMSFDLSEERFVRIQLPTPLPEHYAYGSWKFFIREIDGKICIAIAQTFHYALEGIFGKVQIWTLENKLEQKWSQKYNVDTSNYLPGPSLLHGGKLLTQSCDNKLFTYKLLWNGVNFETELNEAMKLLDFGPRKPENLQSYIFVESLVRLDIYKKYGSVRRKNKSGGWELKKWKTWENNLSEREEMWIRIHRKEHERVVC